The following is a genomic window from Actinomycetota bacterium.
TCACGCACTTCCCGGAGTTCGATCGGCTGCGGGGCGCCAGGCAGCGGCCCCTGGACGATCCGGTACGCCGACGACCCAACCAGCTGCGGTGAGATCGTCAGGAACAGCTCGTCGACGAGGCCGGCGGCCAGCAGCTCCCCGTTGAGCGTTGGCCCGCCCTCGCACAGCACGTAGCGGACCCCGCTGGCACGCAGCGCCCGCACGGCCGCCACGAGGTCGACGCGACCGCGCCCGACTCCCCTGACCTCCGCCACCTCGGCGAGCGCTGCCCGCCTGGCCGGATCGGCGTCCTCGGGAACGAGGATGAGCGATCGCCGCGCCGGATCGGCGAACAGCCGCGCAGCCGGGTTCAACGACAGCGTCGCGGTGACGACCACCAGGCGGGGCACCGCCTCCAGGCCGCGGCTGCGGCGGCGCACCTGAGCAGCGTCGCTCGGTCGAGGTGGGCCGTAGTCCTCGATACGGACGGTCGACGCGCCCACCAGGATCACGTCGCACCACTCGCGGAGACGCGAGAACGCGACACGGTCGGCCTCGCCGCCCAGCGGCCCGGTCCGACCCTCCGCCGTCGCGGCACCGTCGACACTTGCGACCATGTCGAGGTAGACGTGAGGCCGATCGGTCGCTGGTGGCGGGAAGGCCAGGTCCGTGTACAGCTCGTCGAGCGTCTCGTCGTGGACGTCGGGATGGATTCGCCGCACGGGTCGTAAAGTAGCGTCAGCGCCGTGTCCGTGATCGAGGGGAGCTGATGGTGCTCCCGGTCGGCGACCGCAACCCGACCCGGCGCAAACCGGTGGTGACCGTGACGCTGATCGCGGCCAACGTCGCGATCTTCTTCGCGTTCAACGCGCAGCTGCCACCGGCTCAGCTGCAGTGCTTCATCTTCCGCTGGGCGGCGATCCCGGTGGAGCTGCTGCGTCTGCAATCGCTGGACCCGTCGGCGGTCCCAGCCGACGCCCCGGCGTGTCTCCCCGCGGCCCTGGCCGCCAAGAACGTGTTCCTGTCGGCGCTGACGTCGATGTTCCTGCACGGCAGCATCTGGCACCTGGGCTTCAACATGCTGTTCCTGTGGATCTTCGGGAACAACGTCGAGGACGAGATCGGTCACGTCACCTACCTGCTGTACTACCTGCTGGGCGGCCTGGTGTCGGTGTACGTGTTCGCGTTGATCAACCCGACCGCGCTCGTTCCGCTGCTGGGGGCGTCGGGAGCGATCGCGGCCGTGCTCGGCGGGTACTTCATCCTGCACCCGCGAGCGCGCGTCCAGACCTACGTGCCGTTCCCGCTGTACCTGCTGGCCGGCGTGATCCCGCGGGCACGCATCCTGGGTTTCTTCTTGTTCTTCGCGATCGTGGATCTGCCG
Proteins encoded in this region:
- a CDS encoding pyrimidine reductase family protein produces the protein MRRIHPDVHDETLDELYTDLAFPPPATDRPHVYLDMVASVDGAATAEGRTGPLGGEADRVAFSRLREWCDVILVGASTVRIEDYGPPRPSDAAQVRRRSRGLEAVPRLVVVTATLSLNPAARLFADPARRSLILVPEDADPARRAALAEVAEVRGVGRGRVDLVAAVRALRASGVRYVLCEGGPTLNGELLAAGLVDELFLTISPQLVGSSAYRIVQGPLPGAPQPIELREVREHGGELLLRYGLRSGR
- a CDS encoding rhomboid family intramembrane serine protease, whose protein sequence is MVLPVGDRNPTRRKPVVTVTLIAANVAIFFAFNAQLPPAQLQCFIFRWAAIPVELLRLQSLDPSAVPADAPACLPAALAAKNVFLSALTSMFLHGSIWHLGFNMLFLWIFGNNVEDEIGHVTYLLYYLLGGLVSVYVFALINPTALVPLLGASGAIAAVLGGYFILHPRARVQTYVPFPLYLLAGVIPRARILGFFLFFAIVDLPAWLVLGIWFATQLLALNEPAGGPVAYEAHVAGFVAGVVGTLVLRSLGATRTTPTPG